From Enhydrobacter sp., the proteins below share one genomic window:
- a CDS encoding TAXI family TRAP transporter solute-binding subunit, with product MIRRTMVASTLALAATLAAGGVAAQNVKLPPSLTMTAYDTGTSGFNIAVAIGKVMKEKHQSDLRVLPAGNDIARLSPLKAGRAQASAMGIGGYFASEGIFEFATKDWGPQPLQLLLSAVSCNGITLNVAKDTGVKEFKDLKGKRIGIVVGSPALNQNAFAIIAFGGLTKDDVKLVEFSSFGAMWKGMMNNEVDAAIASTITGQVRELEASPRGVVMPQTPASDKAGWERMRKLGPYFYPHKTTCGAGGLSATNALELPSYPYPIFMAYASQPEDLIYNIAKAMIVDYPDYKSGAPGADGLEVKRQILDWVLPYHPGTVKALKEAGAWTDAAQKHNDMLLKRQATLATAWADFNKANPPADKDAFAKAWMAARKAALVKAGLDPVFE from the coding sequence ATGATTCGCAGAACGATGGTTGCCAGCACCCTCGCCCTGGCGGCCACCCTGGCGGCCGGCGGCGTCGCCGCCCAGAATGTCAAGCTACCGCCGTCGCTGACGATGACCGCCTACGACACCGGTACGTCCGGCTTCAACATCGCCGTGGCCATCGGCAAGGTGATGAAGGAGAAGCACCAGAGCGACCTGCGTGTGCTGCCCGCCGGCAACGACATTGCGCGCCTCTCGCCGCTCAAGGCCGGCCGCGCCCAGGCCTCGGCGATGGGCATCGGCGGCTACTTCGCCTCCGAAGGCATCTTCGAGTTCGCCACCAAGGACTGGGGGCCGCAGCCGCTCCAGCTGCTGCTCTCGGCGGTTTCGTGCAACGGCATCACGCTGAACGTCGCCAAGGACACCGGCGTCAAGGAATTCAAGGATCTCAAGGGCAAGCGCATCGGCATCGTCGTCGGCTCGCCGGCGCTCAACCAGAACGCCTTCGCCATCATCGCGTTCGGCGGCCTGACCAAGGACGACGTCAAGCTGGTCGAGTTCTCGAGCTTCGGCGCCATGTGGAAGGGCATGATGAACAACGAAGTCGACGCCGCGATCGCTTCGACCATCACCGGCCAGGTGCGTGAGCTCGAGGCCTCGCCGCGCGGCGTGGTGATGCCGCAGACGCCGGCGTCCGACAAGGCCGGTTGGGAGCGCATGCGCAAGCTCGGGCCCTACTTCTATCCGCACAAGACGACCTGCGGCGCGGGCGGCCTGAGCGCGACCAACGCGCTCGAACTGCCGTCCTACCCCTATCCGATCTTCATGGCCTACGCCTCGCAGCCGGAGGATCTGATCTACAACATCGCCAAGGCGATGATCGTCGACTATCCGGACTACAAGTCCGGTGCGCCGGGTGCCGACGGCCTGGAGGTCAAGCGCCAGATCCTGGACTGGGTGCTGCCGTACCATCCCGGCACGGTGAAGGCCCTCAAGGAGGCGGGCGCCTGGACCGATGCAGCGCAGAAGCACAACGACATGCTTCTCAAGCGGCAGGCCACGCTCGCCACCGCATGGGCCGATTTCAACAAGGCCAACCCGCCGGCCGACAAGGACGCCTTCGCCAAGGCCTGGATGGCCGCGCGCAAGGCGGCACTCGTGAAGGCCGGCCTGGACCCGGTGTTCGAGTAA
- a CDS encoding TRAP transporter fused permease subunit, translating to MSDQSAGETSGSEGPRTRRLPTFWLVVLLAWTTVAIVLCFNQQFTLRFFIGFTLLDTEYYWGLVLVLLPLAFILYPIKPGLHVDRVPFYDVLLFLLTSAIAIVLIATARASAAEGWEYSASSMAPPWIMWGAVAMWALVLEALRRAGGFVLFAIMGFFSLFPLFAGSMPAPLTASSVDLLDTAAYHIFSRESVLGIPMRAFAELVIGFLIFGIALQYSGAGAFFINLAFALCGTFRGGAAKVAIFSSGLLGSMSGSVISNVLTTGTMTIPAMKKTGFRPAQAGAIEACASTGAVLAPPVMGATAFVMAEFLNISYAEVALAAAVPAALYFFALFMQIDYYAGRHRMVGMPREEMPKLGEVFRKGWYFIFVIILLVVLLLVMKRENWAPWLATGLLLILNQLFSEKRWGWAELRGFIEGNGRVFVELVAILAGIGLLVGAFSLTGLTGTLTTELLYIAGDQPLLLIVMGALTAFILGMGMTITACYIFLAVLLAPSLIQAGLNPLAVHMFIMYWGMVSFITPPVALAAFAAASVAKANPIETGLQAMRFGTIIYFVPCFFILNPSLVLQGEFLDFLGHFVTAIAGVTLLCGGLQGYLGGIGDTRRCGPMEWPVRAAWMVGGLMFAAPGGGLMPLSPLEMTAAAVAVSLPALAVAWFCTRRPATA from the coding sequence ATGTCGGATCAATCCGCGGGGGAGACGTCTGGTTCGGAGGGCCCCCGGACCAGACGTCTTCCGACCTTCTGGCTGGTCGTCCTGCTCGCCTGGACGACCGTCGCCATAGTGCTGTGCTTCAACCAGCAGTTCACGCTCCGCTTCTTCATCGGGTTCACGCTGCTGGACACGGAGTACTATTGGGGGCTGGTGCTGGTCCTTCTGCCGCTGGCGTTCATTCTCTATCCGATCAAGCCCGGACTGCACGTCGATCGCGTACCATTTTACGACGTGCTGCTCTTCCTCCTCACCTCGGCCATCGCCATCGTGCTGATCGCGACGGCGCGGGCCTCGGCGGCGGAAGGCTGGGAGTACAGCGCCTCGTCGATGGCGCCGCCCTGGATCATGTGGGGAGCGGTCGCGATGTGGGCGCTCGTGCTCGAGGCGCTGCGCCGGGCCGGCGGTTTCGTGCTGTTCGCGATCATGGGGTTCTTCTCGCTGTTCCCCCTGTTCGCCGGCAGCATGCCGGCGCCCCTGACCGCGTCGTCCGTCGACCTGCTCGACACCGCAGCCTACCACATCTTCTCCCGTGAGAGTGTGCTCGGCATCCCGATGCGCGCCTTCGCCGAACTGGTCATCGGCTTCCTGATCTTCGGCATCGCGCTGCAGTACAGCGGCGCCGGCGCATTTTTCATCAATCTCGCCTTCGCCTTGTGCGGCACCTTCCGCGGCGGCGCCGCCAAGGTCGCGATCTTCTCGTCGGGCCTGCTCGGCTCGATGAGTGGCAGCGTGATCTCCAACGTGCTGACCACCGGCACGATGACCATTCCGGCGATGAAGAAGACCGGCTTCAGGCCGGCCCAGGCCGGCGCGATCGAAGCCTGCGCCTCGACGGGAGCCGTCCTGGCGCCACCGGTGATGGGCGCCACCGCCTTCGTCATGGCGGAGTTCCTCAACATCTCCTATGCGGAGGTCGCGCTCGCCGCCGCCGTGCCGGCCGCTCTCTATTTCTTCGCGCTGTTCATGCAGATCGACTACTACGCCGGCCGCCACCGCATGGTGGGCATGCCACGCGAGGAGATGCCGAAGCTCGGCGAGGTGTTCCGCAAGGGCTGGTACTTCATCTTCGTCATCATCCTGCTCGTCGTCCTGCTCCTGGTGATGAAGCGGGAGAACTGGGCGCCGTGGCTGGCCACCGGCCTGCTGCTGATCCTCAACCAGCTGTTCTCGGAAAAGCGCTGGGGCTGGGCCGAGCTGCGCGGCTTCATCGAGGGCAACGGGCGGGTGTTCGTCGAACTGGTCGCCATCCTGGCCGGTATCGGCCTGCTGGTCGGCGCCTTCTCGCTGACCGGCCTGACCGGCACCTTGACGACCGAACTGCTCTACATCGCGGGCGACCAGCCGCTGTTGCTGATCGTCATGGGCGCCCTGACCGCCTTCATCCTCGGCATGGGGATGACCATCACCGCCTGCTACATCTTTCTCGCGGTGCTGCTGGCGCCCAGCCTGATCCAGGCCGGGCTCAATCCGCTCGCCGTGCACATGTTCATCATGTACTGGGGCATGGTCTCGTTCATCACCCCGCCGGTCGCGCTGGCGGCCTTCGCCGCCGCGTCGGTCGCCAAGGCCAATCCGATCGAAACCGGCCTGCAGGCGATGCGCTTCGGCACCATCATCTATTTCGTGCCGTGCTTCTTCATCCTCAACCCGTCGCTCGTGCTGCAAGGCGAGTTCCTCGACTTCCTCGGACACTTCGTGACGGCGATCGCCGGCGTGACGCTGCTGTGCGGGGGATTGCAGGGATATCTCGGTGGCATCGGCGATACCCGACGGTGCGGCCCGATGGAATGGCCGGTTCGCGCCGCGTGGATGGTCGGCGGCCTGATGTTCGCCGCGCCGGGTGGCGGCCTGATGCCGCTGTCGCCTTTGGAGATGACGGCGGCGGCGGTTGCGGTATCTTTGCCCGCGCTCGCCGTGGCCTGGTTCTGCACGCGTCGCCCCGCGACGGCGTGA
- a CDS encoding CoA transferase has translation MAGVLEGIRVLDFGRYIAGPFCGTMLGDLGAEVIRIEKLEGSEDRWVTPVAEGGEGAMFLQMGRNKLGMTLNPVKPAGREIVGKLVAVSDVVIANLPYEDLRKMGIDYETISAINPRIILATNSTFGSEGPYATRVGFDTIGQAMSGAMHLSGDGKVPTRANAPYVDFSSALLGTVGVLAALMDRARSGKGQKVETALLRTAINISNGHLIEQAMLGLDRAATLNRGFTAGPSDTFKCRDGWIYAMTIGQPLFVRWCRLMGDEGLANDPRFKDDLARGDNGEALSAIMQKWCGGRTVAEALAELEANRIPAGPVYTPQQALDDPHVREAGFFHKMDYPGAAKPVPVLQEPVRLSRTPLTIRRRAPKLGEHTDQILRELGYEPAVIEKLRAERVV, from the coding sequence ATGGCGGGTGTGCTCGAGGGAATTCGCGTTCTCGATTTCGGCCGGTACATCGCCGGGCCGTTCTGCGGCACCATGCTGGGCGACCTCGGCGCCGAGGTCATCCGCATCGAGAAACTGGAGGGCAGCGAGGACCGCTGGGTGACGCCCGTCGCCGAGGGCGGTGAAGGCGCCATGTTCCTCCAGATGGGCCGCAACAAGCTCGGCATGACGCTCAACCCGGTGAAGCCCGCCGGCCGCGAGATCGTCGGCAAGCTGGTCGCGGTGTCCGACGTGGTGATCGCCAACCTGCCCTACGAAGATCTCAGGAAGATGGGCATCGACTACGAGACCATCTCGGCGATCAACCCGCGCATCATCCTCGCCACCAACTCGACCTTCGGCTCGGAGGGCCCCTACGCCACCCGGGTCGGCTTCGACACGATCGGCCAGGCGATGTCGGGCGCGATGCATCTCTCGGGCGACGGCAAGGTGCCGACGCGCGCCAACGCCCCCTACGTCGATTTCAGCTCGGCGTTGCTCGGCACGGTGGGCGTGCTGGCCGCCCTGATGGACCGCGCGAGGAGCGGCAAGGGCCAGAAGGTCGAGACGGCGCTGCTGCGCACCGCCATCAACATCAGCAACGGACACCTGATCGAGCAGGCCATGCTCGGCCTCGACCGTGCCGCCACCCTCAATCGCGGCTTCACCGCCGGCCCCTCGGACACCTTCAAGTGCAGGGACGGCTGGATCTACGCCATGACCATCGGCCAGCCGCTGTTCGTGCGCTGGTGCAGGCTGATGGGCGACGAAGGGCTCGCCAACGATCCGCGCTTCAAGGACGACCTCGCGCGCGGCGACAACGGCGAGGCGCTGTCGGCGATCATGCAGAAATGGTGCGGCGGCCGGACCGTCGCCGAGGCGCTGGCCGAACTCGAGGCCAACCGCATCCCGGCGGGGCCGGTCTACACGCCGCAACAGGCGCTCGACGACCCGCACGTGCGCGAGGCCGGTTTCTTCCACAAGATGGACTATCCCGGCGCGGCCAAGCCGGTGCCGGTGCTGCAGGAGCCGGTGCGCCTCTCGCGCACGCCGCTCACCATCCGCCGCCGCGCGCCGAAACTCGGCGAGCACACCGACCAGATCCTGCGGGAACTCGGCTACGAGCCTGCCGTTATCGAGAAACTTCGGGCCGAGCGGGTCGTCTGA
- a CDS encoding alpha/beta hydrolase: MAPHLEPMVGRYLRVDIEGVPHRLYFEEAGRGIPLVCLHTAGADGRQFRHLLADPEITSRFRVLAFDLPWHGKSTPPDGWEKTEYRLTTASYTAAIRAFCRAMELDKPVVMGCSIGGRIVLNLAIAHAAEFRALIALEAADFQQPWYDTAWLHRPDVHGGEVCAALISGLIAPQVPPVSRHETLWMYMQGGPGVFKGDLYFYRVDGDLREKVKGIDTTACPLYLLTGEYDFSCTPEDTQRTARHIPGAEVTIMKELGHFPMSENPAKFRDYILPVLAKIAAS; this comes from the coding sequence GTGGCCCCTCATCTCGAGCCGATGGTCGGCCGCTACCTCCGTGTCGACATCGAAGGCGTGCCGCATCGCCTCTATTTCGAGGAGGCGGGCCGGGGAATCCCGCTGGTCTGTCTGCACACCGCCGGCGCCGACGGCCGGCAGTTCCGGCACCTGCTGGCCGATCCCGAGATCACGAGCCGCTTCCGCGTGCTGGCCTTCGACCTGCCATGGCACGGCAAGTCGACGCCGCCCGACGGCTGGGAGAAGACGGAGTACCGGCTGACGACGGCCTCCTACACCGCCGCCATCCGCGCCTTCTGCCGGGCGATGGAACTCGACAAGCCGGTGGTGATGGGCTGCTCGATCGGTGGGCGCATCGTGCTCAACCTCGCCATCGCGCATGCCGCCGAGTTCCGCGCCCTGATCGCGCTCGAGGCCGCCGACTTCCAGCAACCCTGGTACGACACGGCGTGGCTGCATCGGCCCGACGTGCATGGCGGCGAGGTCTGCGCCGCGCTGATCTCCGGCCTGATCGCGCCGCAGGTGCCGCCGGTGAGCCGCCACGAGACGCTGTGGATGTACATGCAGGGCGGCCCGGGCGTGTTCAAGGGCGACCTCTACTTCTATCGGGTCGACGGCGATCTGCGCGAGAAGGTCAAGGGCATCGACACGACGGCGTGTCCGCTCTACCTGCTGACCGGCGAATACGATTTCTCCTGCACGCCGGAAGACACGCAGCGCACGGCGCGGCACATCCCCGGCGCCGAGGTCACGATCATGAAGGAACTCGGCCACTTTCCCATGAGCGAGAACCCCGCGAAGTTCCGCGACTACATCCTGCCGGTGCTGGCAAAGATCGCCGCGAGCTAA
- a CDS encoding DUF3237 domain-containing protein, protein MSQPTLRSTHLFTIGLTVDPNFTDLGETPYGRRRIATVTGGTFEGEELKGTVLPSPGGDWLLLRRDGVLQLDVRLTLKTDDGHLVYMSYRGMRHGPAWVIEQLNKGEKVDPSQYYFRSTPWFETSSEKYRFLNRIVCVASGRREPAGPVYDVFQIL, encoded by the coding sequence ATGTCGCAACCGACGCTTCGATCCACCCATCTCTTCACCATCGGCCTGACGGTCGACCCGAACTTCACCGATCTCGGCGAGACGCCCTACGGCCGGCGGCGCATCGCCACCGTCACGGGCGGGACGTTCGAGGGCGAGGAATTGAAGGGCACCGTGCTGCCCTCGCCGGGCGGTGACTGGTTGCTGCTGCGGCGTGACGGCGTGCTGCAGCTCGACGTGCGCCTCACCCTGAAGACCGACGACGGCCATCTCGTCTACATGAGCTACCGGGGCATGCGGCACGGACCGGCCTGGGTGATCGAGCAGCTCAACAAGGGCGAGAAGGTCGATCCCAGCCAGTACTATTTCCGCTCGACGCCGTGGTTCGAGACGTCGTCGGAGAAGTACCGCTTCCTCAACCGCATCGTCTGCGTCGCGTCGGGCCGCCGCGAGCCGGCCGGCCCGGTGTACGACGTCTTCCAGATCCTTTAG
- a CDS encoding AMP-binding protein, whose protein sequence is MSPDTALVPQPTVEEFPEFVSIPVRIARHAAAHPDKPAVKCEGEVRSWAAFDGRLNKIARSLAAMGIGKGDKIAILGGNSIAYLETFMGALRAGACVVPLSTMAAADALEKMLDDCDAKVLFLSEQYRGLVEPYESRLGKLIDGGRIAYDFERPGWHGFERWLAPASDAPVEVPLGPLDDFNIIYSSGTTGLPKGILHAHVMRDLLPVSFVAFDYGPDTISLASTPLYSNTTLVAVLATIGVGGTTILMPRSDVVKFLDIAQRERVTHAMLVPVQYQRILAHPNFDKYDLGSFKAKLSTSAPLRAHIKADCLKRWPGRLIEIYGLTEGGGSCTLEANLHPDKLHTVGKPGLGSEIVVLDEQGGVLPQGEVGELAGRAQIMMKGYYKQDGKTRELFWHDAQGNLFFRSGDMGRIDEDGFVVLLDRKKDMIISGGFNVYAADLEVLLLRHPEIVDVAVIGIPSEQWGESPLALCVRRDGSAATEAAVLEWANERLGKTQRLADVEFRASLPRSTIGKIMKRELREPYWAGRGARI, encoded by the coding sequence GTGAGCCCCGATACGGCGCTGGTGCCGCAGCCCACCGTCGAGGAGTTCCCCGAGTTCGTTTCCATTCCCGTGCGCATCGCGCGCCACGCCGCGGCGCATCCGGACAAGCCCGCCGTCAAGTGCGAGGGCGAGGTGCGAAGCTGGGCAGCGTTCGACGGGCGCCTCAACAAGATCGCCCGCAGCCTCGCCGCCATGGGTATCGGCAAGGGCGACAAGATCGCCATCCTGGGCGGTAACTCGATCGCCTATCTCGAGACGTTCATGGGCGCGCTGCGGGCTGGCGCCTGCGTCGTGCCGCTGTCCACCATGGCGGCGGCAGATGCGCTCGAGAAGATGCTCGACGATTGCGACGCCAAGGTCCTGTTCCTCTCCGAGCAGTATCGCGGCCTGGTCGAACCCTATGAATCGCGACTCGGCAAGTTGATCGACGGTGGCCGCATCGCCTACGACTTCGAACGGCCGGGATGGCACGGCTTCGAGAGGTGGCTGGCGCCGGCGAGCGACGCTCCGGTCGAGGTGCCGCTCGGACCGCTCGACGACTTCAACATCATCTACAGCTCCGGGACGACCGGCCTGCCCAAGGGCATACTGCACGCCCACGTCATGCGCGACCTGCTGCCAGTGAGCTTCGTCGCCTTCGACTACGGGCCCGACACGATCTCGCTCGCCTCGACGCCGCTCTATTCCAACACCACGCTGGTCGCCGTGCTGGCGACCATCGGGGTCGGCGGCACCACCATCCTGATGCCGAGGTCCGACGTGGTGAAGTTCCTCGACATAGCCCAGCGCGAGCGCGTGACGCACGCCATGCTGGTGCCGGTGCAGTACCAGCGCATCCTCGCCCATCCGAACTTCGACAAGTACGATCTTGGCTCGTTCAAGGCGAAGCTTTCGACCAGCGCGCCGCTGCGCGCCCACATCAAGGCCGATTGCCTGAAGCGGTGGCCGGGACGGCTGATCGAGATCTACGGGCTGACCGAGGGCGGTGGCAGCTGCACGCTCGAGGCCAATCTCCATCCCGACAAGCTCCACACGGTGGGCAAGCCGGGGCTCGGCAGCGAGATCGTCGTGCTCGACGAGCAGGGCGGGGTGCTGCCGCAGGGCGAGGTCGGAGAACTTGCCGGCCGCGCCCAGATCATGATGAAGGGCTACTACAAACAGGACGGCAAGACGCGCGAGCTGTTCTGGCACGATGCGCAGGGCAACCTGTTCTTCAGGTCCGGCGACATGGGCCGGATCGACGAGGACGGTTTCGTGGTCCTGCTCGATCGCAAGAAGGACATGATCATCTCCGGCGGCTTCAACGTCTATGCCGCCGACCTCGAGGTGCTGCTGCTGCGGCATCCCGAGATCGTCGACGTGGCGGTGATCGGCATTCCGAGCGAGCAGTGGGGCGAATCGCCTTTGGCGCTGTGCGTGCGACGAGACGGCTCGGCTGCGACCGAGGCCGCCGTCCTGGAATGGGCCAACGAACGGCTCGGCAAGACGCAGCGGCTGGCGGACGTGGAGTTCCGCGCGTCGCTGCCGCGCAGTACTATCGGAAAGATCATGAAACGCGAGCTGCGCGAGCCCTACTGGGCCGGCCGCGGCGCCAGAATCTGA
- a CDS encoding rhodanese-like domain-containing protein: MPLKITKTVKQMVDEANSQVETLPLAEAMKLHGQPGVTFIDIRDPRELWRDGTIPGAISVTRGMLEMWIDPESPYAKDFFQTGNKFVFFCAGAWRSALAAKTAQDMGLTPVAHFEGGFGAWKKSGGPVVAVEPKK, encoded by the coding sequence ATGCCGCTCAAGATCACCAAGACCGTGAAGCAGATGGTCGACGAGGCCAACAGCCAGGTCGAGACCCTGCCGCTGGCCGAGGCGATGAAGCTGCACGGCCAACCGGGAGTCACTTTCATCGACATCCGCGACCCGCGCGAGCTGTGGCGCGACGGCACGATTCCCGGCGCGATCAGCGTCACGCGCGGCATGCTCGAGATGTGGATCGACCCGGAAAGTCCCTATGCGAAGGACTTCTTCCAGACCGGCAACAAGTTCGTGTTCTTCTGCGCCGGCGCCTGGCGCTCGGCGCTGGCGGCAAAGACGGCGCAGGACATGGGGCTGACCCCCGTTGCGCACTTCGAGGGCGGCTTCGGCGCCTGGAAGAAGTCCGGCGGACCGGTGGTGGCGGTCGAGCCCAAGAAGTGA
- a CDS encoding DUF3775 domain-containing protein: MTEPALSISSESVCFLIVKARGFDVQDVEADEDSSSNPADDRAIDVLEDHGVDPTAQEIAAFVEALSEDEQVDLVALMRLGRGDGTLADWDDLRNEAYLQRDGKTASYLMGEPMVADYLEEGLSQFGLTCEDVEMDRL; the protein is encoded by the coding sequence ATGACCGAGCCCGCCCTGTCGATTTCCAGCGAGAGTGTCTGCTTCCTGATCGTGAAGGCACGCGGCTTCGACGTGCAGGACGTCGAGGCCGATGAGGACTCCAGCTCCAATCCGGCGGACGACCGGGCGATCGATGTGCTCGAGGACCACGGCGTCGATCCGACGGCACAGGAGATCGCCGCCTTCGTGGAAGCGCTGAGCGAGGATGAGCAGGTCGATCTCGTGGCACTGATGAGGTTGGGCCGCGGCGACGGCACACTCGCGGACTGGGACGACCTGCGAAACGAGGCGTACCTTCAGCGCGACGGCAAGACGGCGTCCTACCTGATGGGCGAGCCGATGGTGGCCGACTATCTTGAGGAGGGGCTTTCGCAGTTCGGCCTTACCTGCGAGGACGTCGAGATGGATCGCCTTTGA
- a CDS encoding NAD(+) synthase: MAGVTGSIPVAPTIAEHNPLIPDFHSLYSHDFVRLACCVPRTRVADTGFNLAETLRLAREGDAARVALMVFPELGLSSYAIEDLLLQDALLDQVEDSIGKVVAASATLFPVLIVGAPLRVGGRLYNTAVVIHRGAILGVVPKTYLPNYREFYEKRHFVSGANVIEKQARLAGQDVPFGTDLLFRSTGSVDVMFHVEICEDIWMPVPPSSYAAMAGAEVLVNLSASNITIGKAEMRRLLCGSQSARCSAAYAYSASGPGESTTDLAWDGHAAIFECGDQLAETDRFEKDSTLVRADIDLGRIRQERLRNGGIADCAREDAARVNGFRRIAVALDAPGESVPLDRPIERFPYVPSDPARLRDNCYEAYNIQIQGLAQRLQASRAGKAVIGVSGGLDSTQALIVACRAMDQLGKPRGDVLAYTLPGFGTSDKTHRNAWRLMKALGVTAGEIDIKPASKQMLGDLGHPFAKGEPVYDVTFENVQAGLRTDYLFRLANHHGGMVVGTGDLSELGLGWCTYGVGDHMSHYNPNGSVSKTLIQHLIRFVAASGDVDEETAAILHDILDTEISPELIPAGATGAIQSTEQNVGPYALQDFNLYYLTRLGFRPSKIAFLAWNAWHDADKGAWPANVPAASRRAFTLQEIRHWLALFLRRFFTNQFKRSALPNGPKISSGGSLSPRGDWRAPSDGSPDVWLAELEGGVPKS; encoded by the coding sequence ATGGCAGGGGTCACAGGTTCAATCCCTGTCGCGCCCACCATCGCCGAACACAATCCCTTGATCCCCGATTTCCATTCGCTCTACTCCCACGACTTCGTGCGTCTGGCGTGCTGCGTTCCGCGCACGCGTGTCGCCGACACGGGTTTCAATCTCGCCGAGACGCTACGGCTGGCTCGCGAGGGCGACGCGGCCAGGGTCGCCCTCATGGTGTTTCCCGAACTCGGCCTGTCGTCCTACGCCATCGAAGACCTTCTGCTGCAGGACGCGCTGCTCGACCAGGTCGAGGACTCGATCGGCAAGGTGGTCGCGGCGTCGGCCACGCTGTTTCCGGTCCTGATCGTCGGCGCGCCGCTGCGCGTCGGCGGCCGGCTCTACAACACGGCCGTGGTCATCCATCGCGGCGCCATCCTCGGCGTCGTGCCCAAGACCTACCTGCCGAACTATCGCGAGTTCTACGAGAAGCGTCATTTCGTGTCGGGCGCCAACGTGATCGAAAAGCAGGCCAGGCTGGCCGGACAGGACGTGCCGTTCGGCACCGATCTGCTGTTCCGCTCGACCGGCTCGGTCGACGTGATGTTCCATGTCGAGATCTGCGAGGACATCTGGATGCCCGTGCCGCCGTCGAGCTACGCGGCGATGGCAGGCGCCGAGGTGCTGGTGAACCTGTCGGCCAGCAACATCACCATCGGCAAGGCGGAGATGCGCCGCCTGCTGTGCGGCAGCCAGTCGGCGCGCTGCAGCGCCGCCTACGCCTATTCGGCCTCGGGTCCCGGCGAGTCGACGACCGATCTCGCGTGGGACGGCCATGCCGCGATCTTCGAGTGCGGCGACCAGCTCGCCGAGACGGATCGTTTCGAGAAGGACTCGACCCTCGTTCGCGCCGACATCGACCTCGGCCGAATCCGCCAGGAGCGGCTGCGCAACGGCGGCATCGCCGACTGCGCGCGCGAGGACGCCGCGCGGGTGAACGGCTTCCGCCGCATCGCCGTCGCGCTCGACGCGCCCGGCGAGAGCGTGCCGCTCGACCGGCCGATCGAGCGCTTCCCATACGTGCCGTCCGACCCGGCCAGGCTGCGCGACAATTGCTACGAGGCCTACAACATCCAGATCCAGGGCCTGGCGCAGCGCCTGCAGGCGAGCCGCGCCGGCAAGGCGGTCATCGGCGTTTCGGGCGGGCTCGATTCGACGCAGGCGCTGATCGTCGCCTGCCGCGCCATGGACCAGCTCGGCAAGCCGCGCGGCGACGTGCTGGCCTACACGCTTCCCGGCTTCGGAACGTCCGACAAGACCCACAGGAACGCCTGGCGGCTGATGAAGGCGTTGGGCGTGACGGCCGGCGAGATCGACATCAAGCCGGCGTCGAAGCAGATGCTGGGCGATCTCGGCCATCCCTTTGCCAAGGGCGAGCCGGTCTACGACGTGACGTTCGAGAACGTGCAGGCCGGCCTGCGCACCGACTACCTGTTCCGGCTCGCCAACCATCACGGCGGCATGGTGGTCGGCACCGGCGACCTGTCGGAGCTCGGGCTCGGCTGGTGCACCTACGGGGTGGGCGACCACATGTCCCACTACAATCCCAACGGCTCGGTCTCCAAGACGTTGATCCAGCATCTGATCCGCTTCGTCGCGGCCTCGGGCGACGTCGACGAGGAGACCGCGGCGATCCTGCACGACATACTGGACACGGAAATATCACCGGAGCTCATCCCCGCCGGCGCGACGGGCGCGATCCAGTCGACCGAGCAGAATGTCGGTCCCTACGCGCTGCAGGATTTCAATCTCTACTATCTGACCCGCCTCGGCTTCCGGCCGTCCAAGATCGCCTTCCTGGCGTGGAACGCATGGCACGATGCCGACAAGGGCGCCTGGCCGGCCAATGTTCCCGCGGCGTCCAGGCGGGCCTTCACGCTGCAGGAGATCCGTCACTGGCTGGCGCTGTTCCTGCGCCGCTTCTTCACCAACCAGTTCAAGCGGTCGGCGCTGCCCAACGGCCCCAAGATATCGTCGGGCGGTTCGCTGTCGCCGAGGGGCGATTGGCGCGCGCCGTCCGACGGCAGCCCCGACGTCTGGCTGGCCGAGCTCGAGGGCGGCGTCCCCAAGTCTTGA